Proteins encoded together in one Halalkaliarchaeum sp. AArc-CO window:
- a CDS encoding MinD/ParA family protein, translated as MILAVAGGKGGVGKTTVAYNLAAALDAVAVDADLGMADLPAGRGPDLHDALAGRAAPTECVHEGPVTLVPCGRSLSGARASDLSRLRDVLETLERERGTLVVDCPAGLRTDVGVPLALADACLLVVSPQPFALANAVRTRELARELDAGLVGAACNRVVDPPPTESMASALGGPVTPVPADPRLGRSVRTETPITDSAPKSTAAERIRELARAADSCR; from the coding sequence GTGATCCTCGCGGTCGCTGGCGGGAAGGGCGGCGTCGGCAAGACGACGGTCGCGTACAACCTCGCTGCCGCGCTCGACGCCGTCGCCGTCGATGCGGATCTCGGGATGGCCGACCTCCCGGCGGGCCGGGGACCGGACCTCCACGACGCGCTCGCCGGGCGCGCGGCACCGACCGAGTGTGTCCACGAGGGACCGGTCACGCTCGTCCCCTGTGGCCGATCGCTTTCCGGTGCGCGGGCGTCGGATCTGAGCCGACTGCGGGACGTGCTCGAAACGCTCGAACGAGAACGGGGGACGCTCGTGGTCGACTGTCCGGCGGGACTGCGCACCGACGTGGGCGTTCCACTGGCGCTTGCGGACGCGTGTCTGCTCGTCGTCTCACCCCAGCCGTTCGCGCTCGCGAACGCCGTTCGGACCCGCGAGCTCGCACGGGAGCTCGATGCCGGACTGGTCGGCGCGGCGTGCAACCGTGTCGTGGATCCACCGCCGACGGAGTCGATGGCGTCGGCGCTGGGCGGGCCGGTGACGCCGGTACCAGCGGATCCGCGACTGGGGCGGTCGGTCCGTACGGAGACGCCGATCACCGACTCCGCGCCGAAAAGTACGGCCGCCGAACGGATCCGAGAACTCGCGAGAGCGGCAGACTCCTGTCGGTGA
- a CDS encoding transcription initiation factor IIB family protein yields the protein MSQARAAGCPECDGQLHADGDETICSNCGLVVDADRIDRGPEWRSFADDDTNPERTGAPLTRSRHDRGLSTEIGHTRVKGRKRRKFARLRRQHDRTKIRSKRERNQVYGFTEIRRMTDVLGLPEHVRDQACTLFDSAQGESLLRGRSIEGFASACLYAACRVAGLARTVEEVVDVAKATPNEHEAAYDAMNRELGLPVGPVPPAEYLPRFASQLDVGPEIERRARKLADRARENGVDVGRDPSGVAAACLYTAAHVHGSSDLTQRAAADVADVTPVTIRNTFHDLLE from the coding sequence ATGAGCCAGGCACGAGCCGCTGGTTGCCCGGAATGTGACGGTCAATTGCACGCCGACGGCGACGAGACGATCTGTTCGAACTGTGGACTGGTCGTCGACGCCGACCGCATCGATCGCGGCCCCGAGTGGCGCTCGTTCGCGGACGATGACACGAACCCCGAGCGCACCGGCGCGCCGCTGACCCGGTCGCGTCACGACCGGGGGCTCTCGACCGAGATCGGTCACACCCGGGTCAAGGGACGCAAGCGCCGCAAGTTTGCCCGTCTCCGCCGGCAGCACGACCGGACCAAGATCCGATCGAAGCGGGAACGGAACCAGGTGTACGGCTTCACGGAGATCCGGCGAATGACGGACGTGCTGGGGTTGCCCGAGCACGTGCGCGATCAGGCGTGTACCCTCTTCGACTCCGCACAAGGGGAGTCGCTGCTCCGTGGCCGGTCGATCGAGGGGTTCGCCTCGGCGTGTCTGTACGCGGCGTGTCGGGTCGCCGGACTCGCCAGGACCGTAGAGGAAGTCGTCGACGTCGCCAAAGCAACACCGAACGAGCACGAGGCGGCCTACGACGCGATGAACCGCGAACTCGGCCTTCCGGTCGGTCCGGTTCCGCCGGCGGAGTATCTCCCCCGGTTCGCGTCACAGCTGGACGTCGGGCCCGAAATCGAACGGCGAGCCCGGAAGCTGGCCGATCGCGCACGCGAGAACGGAGTCGACGTCGGGCGCGATCCCAGCGGCGTCGCCGCCGCCTGTCTGTACACCGCCGCACACGTGCACGGATCGTCGGATCTCACACAGCGGGCGGCAGCCGACGTCGCCGACGTGACGCCGGTGACGATCCGGAACACGTTCCACGACCTCCTGGAGTGA